AAAACATCATCGCAATTGAACAAAAAGCATTCACTACAATCACACCTAAAATTGGCACTACCACTTCCCAACTAACTATTTTCAAACCTAATTGAGCCAAGTAAAAATAACCAATAATAAAAGCTAGAATAGTGAAACTAATCGTGATAATTAAAGCGGTCATTAAATAGCTTAAAACAATTTTAAACCGTGAAATAGGTGCGACCATCAAACCTTTTGTTGTCCCAGTTAAATCATCATCAATTTTGATACTAAAGATTCCCATAGAGAGTGTAACTGGCATAACCGTTATGATTCCAGCTAACACCCATGCTTTTACAAATAAATCGATTTTTTCGATTCCTGCTGTGTCTGCTTCAATGGCTTTAGTTAAGTTATTTCCCAAAAAAACAGCATACAGAACAATAATTATAATCACAGTTAACATGGATGTTAGTACGCCAATTGGATCTCGAAAATAAATTTTCATCCCACGTCTAATCATTATTTGTCCCTCCTTTGATTAATGCTAAAAAGACATCATCTAAATTGCCTTTACGGACTTCAAAAGATTGATACAGATCATTTAGTTCATTTAATAAATGCAAGGCTTCATCTGTATCTCTAACCTGGATTCGAATGAAATCAATTCCTTCAGTGTATCCTAGCTTTCGTTTTTCACATTCTATTTTCAAATCTTCTAAAGAAGTCTTATACAAGTTTAATGAATCCCTAGAATACTTATTTCGTAGCTGGTTGGGAGTTCCTAAAGCAATTAATTCTCCATGATTAATAACCGCAATTTTATCTGCTTCCGCCG
This Carnobacterium maltaromaticum DSM 20342 DNA region includes the following protein-coding sequences:
- a CDS encoding ABC transporter permease — translated: MIRRGMKIYFRDPIGVLTSMLTVIIIIVLYAVFLGNNLTKAIEADTAGIEKIDLFVKAWVLAGIITVMPVTLSMGIFSIKIDDDLTGTTKGLMVAPISRFKIVLSYLMTALIITISFTILAFIIGYFYLAQLGLKIVSWEVVVPILGVIVVNAFCSIAMMFFVISFIKSRTSYSSISAIVGTLVGFLAGIYLPIGQLPGIVQTVMKFFPMTYSAGLLRNNILDSSFKTIFADAPSSMVDSLKENLGVNLFIGNQLVTSRLAFFILISTGCLFLLLTVLRKKKSS